In the Alteromonas sp. M12 genome, one interval contains:
- the pilW gene encoding type IV pilus biogenesis/stability protein PilW → MRSFLIIAMIFLSACVSEPLPEGFKASDDFDPIAAAKNRISLGLTYLKNGNFSQAKFNLDKALKFAPRLADAHFSMAYYYQQVDEIALADEAYQKALAFDPKNPDIANSYGAFLCENGQYVEAKEYFLKAVNSANYISTAETYENLALCSQSQGQIEDALTYLQSSLNHQPSRAKALKLLVELQMQQQQWEEAKLNLRRLEKNSRVTPDTLWMSIIIEQALNNNDVAKGYGDMLIGMYPSHPNTLKYIQNRQNLANLVSTQKVSKKLKPNSNKIENQVPQTPVSDPLNADNGQTQNLQPNNDKQSEALVNKTVTPVVNAQTNQSSKTKEQQKLNKQSTADDYPVDDMQAQENLQQGKDLESAQEIASQAKKETVQQYHVVQKGENLYRISLKYNVKIQSLIDWNDLADASSIHVGKKLIVIDPQAVEQK, encoded by the coding sequence ATGCGTAGTTTTTTGATTATCGCAATGATATTTCTCTCCGCTTGTGTGAGCGAGCCTTTACCTGAAGGTTTTAAAGCGAGTGATGACTTCGATCCCATAGCAGCGGCTAAAAATAGAATTTCATTGGGCTTAACTTATTTAAAAAATGGCAATTTTAGTCAGGCTAAATTTAATTTAGATAAGGCCCTAAAATTTGCTCCCCGCCTTGCTGATGCGCACTTTAGTATGGCCTATTACTATCAGCAAGTAGATGAAATAGCGCTCGCTGATGAAGCCTACCAAAAAGCCTTGGCTTTCGATCCGAAAAACCCCGACATTGCTAATTCTTATGGTGCTTTTTTATGTGAAAATGGCCAATACGTTGAAGCAAAAGAGTATTTCCTTAAAGCCGTTAATAGCGCAAATTATATTTCGACCGCAGAAACCTATGAAAATTTAGCCTTATGCAGCCAAAGTCAGGGACAGATAGAGGACGCTTTGACTTATCTACAAAGCTCGTTGAATCATCAGCCGTCCAGAGCCAAAGCCTTAAAATTACTCGTTGAGTTGCAAATGCAACAGCAACAGTGGGAAGAGGCAAAACTTAATTTGCGACGTTTGGAGAAAAACTCCAGAGTAACGCCTGACACCTTGTGGATGTCAATTATCATTGAGCAAGCTTTAAATAATAATGATGTAGCAAAAGGCTATGGAGACATGTTAATCGGTATGTACCCGTCTCATCCTAATACATTAAAATATATTCAAAATAGACAAAATCTAGCTAATTTAGTAAGCACTCAAAAAGTCTCTAAAAAGCTCAAACCAAATAGCAACAAGATAGAAAATCAAGTACCGCAAACGCCTGTTTCAGATCCGCTTAATGCTGACAATGGTCAAACCCAGAATCTGCAGCCAAATAATGACAAACAAAGCGAAGCGCTGGTGAATAAAACCGTAACTCCGGTGGTAAATGCGCAAACAAACCAATCAAGCAAAACTAAAGAGCAACAAAAGCTAAATAAACAATCGACTGCTGATGATTATCCAGTTGACGATATGCAAGCTCAAGAAAACCTTCAACAAGGCAAGGATTTAGAGTCAGCACAAGAAATAGCATCACAAGCTAAAAAAGAGACAGTGCAGCAATATCATGTTGTACAGAAAGGCGAAAATTTATATCGCATTTCGTTGAAGTATAATGTCAAAATACAGAGCCTGATAGATTGGAATGATCTTGCAGATGCCTCGTCTATACATGTAGGAAAAAAGTTGATAGTGATTGATCCCCAAGCGGTAGAACAGAAATGA
- a CDS encoding bifunctional tRNA (adenosine(37)-C2)-methyltransferase TrmG/ribosomal RNA large subunit methyltransferase RlmN, with protein MSVVHQVAKTNLLDFNRQGMREFFASMGEKPFRADQMMKWIYQQGETDFEKMTNFNKSLRAKLIERCEIRAPEIAYQQNATDGTIKFALKLDGGQEVETVWIPDGDRATLCVSSQVGCALECTFCSTAQQGFNRNLTVSEIIGQVWRVAITIGLSKDTAKRPITNVVMMGMGEPLLNLKHVVPAMEIMLDDLGFGLSKRRVTLSTSGVVPALDKLGDMIDVALAISLHAPTNDLRDEIVPVNKKYPIEEFLAGVRRYLAKSNANQGKVTVEYVMLNGINDSTDQAHLLAKVLKETPCKINLIPFNPYPGSPYTCSSNSRIDRFAKVLMDYGITVVVRRTRGDDIDAACGQLVGDVVDRTKRMLKKQQKGEQISVKIAN; from the coding sequence ATGTCTGTAGTCCATCAAGTGGCTAAAACCAATTTGTTAGATTTTAATCGCCAAGGGATGCGAGAGTTTTTTGCGTCTATGGGCGAAAAACCATTTCGTGCCGATCAAATGATGAAATGGATTTATCAGCAAGGTGAAACAGACTTCGAAAAAATGACTAACTTCAATAAGTCATTGCGCGCTAAATTAATTGAGCGTTGTGAAATTCGTGCACCAGAAATTGCTTATCAACAAAATGCGACTGATGGGACTATCAAGTTTGCGTTGAAATTAGATGGTGGGCAAGAAGTAGAAACTGTTTGGATACCAGATGGCGATCGCGCAACCCTATGCGTATCTTCGCAAGTAGGCTGCGCATTAGAATGTACGTTTTGCTCTACCGCGCAACAAGGTTTCAACCGTAATTTGACTGTATCTGAGATTATTGGACAGGTATGGCGAGTCGCAATCACTATTGGTTTGTCAAAAGACACCGCGAAACGACCTATCACCAATGTTGTTATGATGGGCATGGGCGAACCATTGTTGAATTTGAAACATGTGGTGCCAGCGATGGAAATCATGCTGGATGATCTTGGTTTTGGTTTGTCCAAACGCAGAGTGACATTAAGCACCTCAGGTGTGGTGCCAGCCCTGGATAAACTTGGCGATATGATTGATGTGGCGCTGGCAATTTCTTTGCACGCTCCGACCAATGATTTGCGAGATGAAATAGTACCGGTTAACAAAAAATACCCGATTGAAGAGTTTTTAGCTGGTGTTAGACGCTACTTGGCTAAGTCTAATGCGAATCAGGGGAAAGTAACTGTAGAGTATGTAATGTTAAACGGCATTAACGACAGTACTGATCAGGCGCACCTTTTAGCTAAAGTGCTTAAAGAGACACCTTGTAAAATTAACCTGATACCTTTCAATCCTTATCCTGGATCACCCTATACGTGTTCAAGTAATTCTCGAATTGATCGCTTTGCTAAAGTGCTTATGGATTACGGCATAACAGTAGTGGTGCGAAGAACGCGCGGTGATGATATTGATGCTGCGTGTGGGCAATTAGTTGGTGACGTGGTGGATCGCACTAAACGTATGCTGAAAAAACAGCAGAAAGGCGAACAAATTTCAGTAAAAATTGCCAACTAA
- the ndk gene encoding nucleoside-diphosphate kinase, translated as MALERTFSIIKPDAVAKNVIGAIYNRFESAGLRIVASKMLHLSKEQAEGFYAEHSERPFFGALVSFMTSGPVVVQVLEGENAVLRHREIMGATNPAEALAGTLRADYAASIDENAVHGSDATESAAREIAYFFSDEEICPRTR; from the coding sequence ATGGCCTTAGAACGTACTTTTTCAATCATCAAACCAGACGCCGTAGCAAAAAATGTTATCGGTGCGATCTATAATCGTTTCGAGTCAGCGGGTTTGCGCATCGTTGCTTCTAAAATGTTGCATTTAAGCAAAGAACAAGCAGAAGGATTTTACGCAGAACACAGTGAGCGTCCTTTCTTTGGTGCTCTAGTTTCTTTCATGACATCTGGCCCAGTTGTGGTTCAGGTTTTAGAAGGCGAGAACGCTGTTTTACGTCATCGTGAAATCATGGGTGCTACTAACCCTGCAGAAGCATTAGCCGGTACTCTTCGTGCTGATTACGCTGCTTCTATTGATGAAAACGCAGTACACGGTTCTGATGCTACAGAATCTGCTGCTCGTGAGATCGCTTACTTCTTCTCTGACGAAGAAATCTGCCCACGCACACGATAA
- a CDS encoding choice-of-anchor I family protein, giving the protein MKDQLKKLKLGLVALAVVTALGGCTLDGDDGQDGATGAQGIAGTDGTDGTNGVDGQSLPRELAIEVVGRFSAGGVEIYGKSAAEIVQFHATSQSAFAINAALNQVEVISLSNIPTAAVGNPITDTSLTSQAFTFPSSVSVKDADGIDQTVALGVANSIAINGDLLALAVEGETKTDNGAVLFYSLDALGQGTFLKAVLTGALPDMVTFSEDGSLALIANEGEPDSDYDVDPEGSISVVSITDMVPADLAQTINLTTDMVFSNDTLDDEDYDTDEERRALLASTGVKFAGPDGTSVAQDLEPEYIAMSADGKKAYVSLQEANAIGIIDLNDMTIEVKGLGFKDWGTYELDFTNKDEIPSFSNVPGLFGMYQPDTIATYQWNGATFILSANEGDSKDWNAYSEEVRVEDIIDPDELNMQLSDELQAIYDASGADDGLGRLKVTTALGDADQDGVYEALYAYGSRSFSIWDQNINQVFDSGDDFEKISAAILGNDFNSAHTENKGDNRSDDKGGEPEAIAVGEINGRTYAFIGLERSGDLFTYDVTNPFNVAFVAHNNNRDFNTDFELDDDLDNPCDEAEGMDCSEVAESGDLGPESIKFVSAEQSPNGNALLIIGNEVSGTVTVYQVTEK; this is encoded by the coding sequence ATGAAAGATCAGCTAAAAAAACTAAAATTAGGTCTAGTTGCCCTAGCAGTGGTAACTGCATTAGGTGGATGTACTCTTGATGGTGACGATGGTCAAGATGGCGCAACAGGTGCACAAGGTATCGCAGGGACAGATGGCACTGACGGTACAAATGGAGTTGATGGTCAGAGTTTACCTCGCGAGTTAGCGATTGAAGTGGTTGGCAGATTCTCTGCAGGTGGCGTCGAGATATACGGTAAAAGTGCCGCCGAAATTGTCCAGTTCCATGCAACATCACAATCTGCATTTGCGATTAATGCCGCTCTAAACCAAGTAGAGGTTATTTCCTTAAGCAATATACCAACGGCTGCAGTTGGCAATCCAATAACAGATACTAGCTTGACTTCACAAGCGTTCACTTTCCCAAGTAGTGTTAGCGTAAAAGATGCAGACGGTATTGATCAAACCGTGGCACTAGGTGTGGCTAATTCAATTGCTATAAACGGCGATTTGCTGGCCCTTGCTGTAGAGGGAGAAACGAAAACAGATAATGGCGCAGTATTGTTCTATTCATTAGATGCCTTAGGTCAAGGAACCTTCTTAAAAGCAGTTCTAACCGGTGCTCTACCCGACATGGTAACGTTCAGTGAAGATGGCAGTTTGGCCCTGATTGCCAATGAAGGTGAGCCTGATAGCGATTACGATGTTGACCCAGAAGGTAGTATTTCCGTTGTATCGATAACAGACATGGTTCCGGCCGATTTAGCTCAAACCATAAACTTGACTACCGACATGGTGTTCTCCAACGATACTTTAGATGACGAAGATTATGATACAGATGAAGAGCGCAGAGCATTGCTCGCATCTACAGGTGTCAAATTTGCAGGACCAGATGGCACTAGCGTAGCGCAAGATTTAGAACCTGAGTATATTGCAATGAGTGCTGATGGTAAGAAGGCCTATGTTTCACTACAAGAAGCCAATGCCATTGGTATTATTGATTTGAATGATATGACTATTGAAGTTAAAGGCTTAGGTTTCAAAGATTGGGGAACGTATGAATTAGACTTCACTAATAAAGATGAAATCCCAAGCTTTAGCAATGTACCTGGCTTATTCGGAATGTATCAACCAGACACGATTGCCACATACCAATGGAATGGCGCGACTTTTATTTTATCGGCTAACGAAGGTGACTCCAAAGATTGGAACGCATATAGCGAAGAAGTTCGAGTCGAAGATATCATTGACCCAGATGAGCTGAATATGCAGCTTTCTGATGAGTTACAAGCAATCTACGACGCTAGTGGTGCTGATGATGGTTTAGGCCGCCTCAAAGTAACCACTGCGTTAGGTGATGCGGACCAAGACGGCGTTTATGAAGCACTTTATGCTTACGGTTCTCGCTCTTTCTCAATTTGGGATCAAAACATTAATCAAGTCTTTGACTCCGGTGATGACTTCGAAAAGATATCCGCTGCAATCTTAGGTAACGATTTCAACAGCGCGCACACCGAAAATAAAGGTGATAACCGTTCTGATGATAAAGGCGGCGAGCCTGAGGCTATTGCAGTTGGCGAAATTAATGGTCGTACCTACGCGTTTATCGGTTTAGAGCGTTCCGGTGATTTGTTCACCTATGACGTTACCAATCCTTTCAATGTCGCTTTTGTTGCACACAATAATAACCGCGACTTCAATACCGACTTTGAATTGGATGACGACCTAGATAACCCTTGTGATGAAGCAGAAGGCATGGATTGTTCCGAGGTGGCAGAGTCTGGTGATCTGGGTCCCGAAAGCATCAAGTTTGTATCAGCAGAACAAAGTCCAAATGGCAATGCATTGCTTATTATTGGTAATGAAGTCAGTGGTACAGTTACTGTGTATCAAGTTACTGAAAAGTAA
- the fdx gene encoding ISC system 2Fe-2S type ferredoxin, which yields MPQIIFLPHAELCPDGAVLEADKGTSVLDVALKNGIGIEHACEKVCACTTCHVLIREGLESLGEADDLEEDMLDKAWGLEPESRLGCQAVVQDEDLVVEIPKYTVNQVSEGH from the coding sequence ATGCCACAAATTATATTTTTACCCCACGCAGAATTGTGTCCAGATGGCGCTGTTTTGGAAGCCGATAAAGGCACTTCTGTATTGGATGTTGCTTTAAAAAATGGTATCGGAATTGAACATGCGTGCGAAAAAGTATGTGCATGTACCACATGCCATGTCCTGATCCGAGAAGGATTAGAGTCCTTAGGCGAAGCAGATGATTTGGAAGAAGATATGTTAGATAAGGCTTGGGGACTTGAACCTGAATCTCGCTTGGGTTGTCAGGCTGTTGTTCAAGACGAAGATTTGGTTGTTGAAATTCCAAAATATACAGTCAATCAGGTAAGTGAAGGACATTAA
- the hscA gene encoding Fe-S protein assembly chaperone HscA, which yields MALLQIAEPGQTAAPHQRKLAVGIDLGTTNSLVATVRSGSPETLPDHLGQHILPSVVQYANDGIVVGEQAKQSANLDPANTIVSIKRLMGRSLEDIQSQYPNLPYEFVSNDGQISIQVPGAVVNPIQVSAEILSNLKARAEDSLGDELTGAVVTVPAYFDDAQRQGTKDAAQLAGLHVLRLLNEPTAAAIAYGLDSGQEGVIAIYDLGGGTFDISILRLSKGVFEVLATGGDTALGGDDFDQLLFEHICEKANLTGKISKGLRRRLLDDAKQAKEALSNDSAVDIEFKDDNGETHQVVISCMTFESLIEPLIKKSLRACRRAVKDAEIGIDEVLQVVMVGGSTRVPSVRHKVGEFFGKTPLTSIDPDKVVAIGAAIQADILAGNKPDSEMLLLDVLPLSLGIETMGGLTEKIVARNTTIPVAKAQEFTTFKDGQTAMMVHVLQGERELVKDCRSLAKFNLTGIPPMTAGAAHIRVTFQVDADGLLNVTAMEKSTGVKAEIQVKPSYGLKDEEVADMLKASMQYAKEDMQARMLKEQQVEATRVAETLNSALQKDGDELLSAEEKAAIDDAMSTMLKLAQGEDIDAIKQAIEKVDNISQEFAARRMDKSINQALTGHSVNDI from the coding sequence ATGGCATTACTGCAAATTGCTGAGCCGGGTCAGACGGCTGCACCACATCAACGTAAACTAGCCGTTGGCATTGATCTAGGTACTACCAACTCTTTAGTCGCCACAGTACGAAGTGGATCTCCCGAAACATTGCCAGACCACCTTGGTCAACATATTTTACCTTCAGTTGTTCAGTATGCTAACGACGGAATTGTTGTCGGTGAGCAGGCAAAACAATCGGCAAATTTAGATCCGGCCAACACGATAGTATCAATCAAACGTTTGATGGGAAGAAGTCTGGAAGATATCCAGAGTCAGTACCCGAACTTACCTTATGAATTTGTCTCAAATGATGGGCAAATCTCCATTCAAGTACCAGGTGCTGTGGTTAACCCCATCCAAGTTTCAGCTGAGATTTTGAGCAATCTAAAAGCCCGTGCTGAAGACTCCTTAGGAGATGAGCTCACTGGGGCTGTGGTTACTGTACCAGCCTATTTTGATGATGCTCAACGCCAAGGCACAAAGGATGCGGCGCAATTGGCCGGATTACACGTTTTACGTCTGTTGAATGAGCCCACTGCAGCGGCAATAGCTTACGGTTTAGATTCTGGACAAGAAGGTGTCATAGCTATTTATGATCTAGGTGGTGGCACCTTCGATATTTCCATTTTGCGTTTGTCAAAAGGTGTATTTGAAGTATTAGCTACCGGCGGGGATACCGCGCTAGGTGGAGATGATTTTGACCAGTTGTTATTTGAACATATTTGTGAAAAAGCAAATTTAACGGGCAAAATCTCCAAAGGTTTAAGACGTCGTTTACTTGATGACGCTAAACAAGCTAAAGAAGCACTCAGTAACGATTCTGCGGTGGACATTGAGTTCAAAGATGACAACGGCGAAACACATCAAGTGGTGATTAGCTGTATGACTTTCGAGTCGTTGATTGAACCACTAATTAAAAAATCCTTACGGGCGTGTAGACGAGCTGTCAAAGATGCAGAAATTGGAATCGATGAAGTACTGCAAGTCGTGATGGTGGGGGGCTCTACTCGAGTGCCTTCGGTTCGACATAAGGTGGGAGAATTTTTTGGTAAAACGCCATTAACCTCCATCGATCCAGACAAAGTGGTTGCCATAGGTGCGGCCATTCAAGCTGATATATTAGCCGGCAACAAACCTGACAGTGAAATGTTGCTACTGGACGTATTGCCCTTATCCTTGGGAATTGAAACCATGGGTGGGTTGACCGAAAAAATTGTCGCGCGAAATACCACTATCCCTGTGGCCAAGGCGCAAGAATTTACCACCTTCAAAGACGGTCAAACCGCGATGATGGTGCATGTGCTGCAAGGGGAGCGAGAGCTGGTTAAAGATTGTCGCTCGTTAGCTAAATTCAATTTAACAGGTATTCCACCAATGACGGCTGGGGCGGCACATATTCGTGTCACTTTTCAGGTTGATGCGGATGGTCTACTAAATGTCACCGCTATGGAAAAGTCCACTGGTGTGAAAGCCGAGATTCAGGTTAAACCTTCTTATGGTCTCAAAGACGAAGAAGTGGCCGACATGCTCAAAGCCTCAATGCAATATGCTAAAGAGGATATGCAAGCTAGAATGCTTAAAGAGCAACAAGTGGAAGCCACACGAGTAGCAGAGACGTTGAATAGTGCACTTCAAAAAGACGGTGATGAGCTGCTCAGCGCGGAAGAAAAAGCGGCTATTGATGATGCTATGTCTACCATGTTAAAGCTGGCTCAAGGCGAAGATATAGATGCCATTAAACAGGCGATCGAAAAAGTCGACAACATTAGCCAAGAATTTGCCGCTAGACGAATGGACAAGTCAATAAATCAAGCACTGACTGGTCATTCAGTTAACGATATTTAA
- the hscB gene encoding co-chaperone HscB, with protein MNFFALFGLPETYQIDNAKLANVYQSLAKVTHPDKFSNAGGQEKLMAVQKNAQINDGYQILKNPLSRAEHMLELRGISLQHETQTMQDPVFLMQQMEWREQLSEIENAAEPEQVLTTLDEDVAIHTKQHFEALQELLEKQTEEANNLAAAEVRKLKFLNKLHKEIELKEDALFDD; from the coding sequence ATGAACTTCTTCGCGCTTTTTGGGCTTCCAGAAACATATCAGATAGATAACGCCAAATTGGCCAATGTTTATCAATCGCTGGCTAAAGTGACCCATCCAGATAAATTTTCTAACGCTGGTGGTCAAGAAAAACTCATGGCTGTGCAAAAAAATGCACAGATTAATGACGGCTATCAAATTCTCAAAAATCCGCTTTCTCGCGCTGAACATATGTTGGAGCTAAGAGGTATTTCGCTGCAACATGAAACGCAGACAATGCAAGATCCGGTCTTTTTAATGCAGCAAATGGAATGGCGAGAACAGTTATCCGAGATAGAGAATGCTGCGGAACCTGAGCAGGTTCTAACAACACTGGATGAAGATGTCGCGATACATACAAAACAACACTTTGAAGCGTTGCAAGAATTACTCGAAAAACAAACCGAAGAAGCAAATAATCTAGCTGCAGCTGAAGTCAGAAAATTGAAGTTTTTGAATAAGTTACATAAAGAAATTGAACTGAAAGAAGATGCATTGTTTGACGATTAG
- the iscA gene encoding iron-sulfur cluster assembly protein IscA, whose product MGIKVSDAAAKRARTFLEGRGKGVGLRLGVKTTGCSGLAYVLEFVDELNADDEVFEDNGVKIIIDAKSLVYLDGTELDFAKEGLNEGFLFNNPNANGECGCGESFNV is encoded by the coding sequence TTGGGAATTAAAGTGTCAGACGCCGCTGCAAAGCGGGCTAGAACATTTCTAGAAGGCCGTGGAAAAGGAGTAGGTTTACGCCTTGGCGTGAAAACTACTGGTTGTTCCGGTTTAGCTTATGTTTTGGAGTTTGTCGACGAACTAAACGCTGATGATGAAGTATTTGAAGACAATGGTGTAAAAATTATCATTGACGCGAAAAGCTTGGTTTATCTTGACGGTACAGAACTAGACTTCGCTAAAGAAGGGTTAAATGAAGGATTTTTATTCAATAACCCGAATGCGAACGGCGAGTGTGGTTGCGGCGAAAGCTTTAATGTTTAA
- the iscU gene encoding Fe-S cluster assembly scaffold IscU — protein sequence MAYSEKVIDHYENPRNVGGFDKNDPTIATGMVGAPACGDVMKLQLKVGENGLIEDAKFKTYGCGSAIASSSLVTEWVKGKTLDEAVTIKNTDIAEELALPPVKIHCSILAEDAIKAAVEDYKSKHSKA from the coding sequence ATGGCTTACAGTGAAAAAGTAATCGATCATTACGAAAATCCACGCAACGTTGGTGGATTTGATAAAAACGACCCAACTATCGCCACTGGAATGGTAGGAGCGCCTGCTTGTGGTGATGTGATGAAACTACAACTTAAAGTTGGTGAAAACGGTTTAATCGAAGACGCCAAATTTAAAACATATGGTTGCGGATCTGCCATCGCATCAAGTTCGTTGGTAACAGAGTGGGTTAAGGGTAAGACGCTAGATGAAGCTGTAACAATTAAAAATACAGACATCGCTGAAGAGCTTGCATTGCCACCTGTAAAAATCCACTGTTCAATTTTAGCGGAAGATGCAATCAAAGCCGCTGTGGAAGATTACAAGTCTAAGCATTCTAAAGCTTAA
- a CDS encoding IscS subfamily cysteine desulfurase produces MSNINLPIYLDYSATTPVDPRVAQKMMECLTLEGNFGNPASRSHKFGWIAEEAIDLARNQIADLVNADPREIVFTSGATESNNLAIKGAAHFYSKKGKHIITLKTEHKAVLDTCRQLEREGFEVTYMDPKPNGLLDLEEFKANLRPDTVLVSIMHVNNEIGVIQDIQQIGEICRDNKTLFHVDAAQSAGKIEIDLQALKVDLMSFSAHKIYGPKGIGALYVRRKPRVRIEAQMHGGGHERGMRSGTLATHQIVGMGEAFRIAKEEMAEENARILKLRDRLWNGLKDIEEVYLNGDLDQRITGNLNVSFAYVEGESLIMALKDMAVSSGSACTSASLEPSYVLRALGLNDELAHSSIRFSIGRFTTEEEIDHVVSVVQNAIDKLREMSPLWDMFKDGVDLTKVEWVHH; encoded by the coding sequence ATGAGCAATATTAATTTACCTATCTATTTGGATTATTCGGCAACCACTCCGGTTGATCCCCGTGTAGCCCAAAAAATGATGGAATGTTTAACCCTAGAAGGCAATTTCGGTAATCCGGCTTCTCGTTCCCATAAATTTGGATGGATCGCTGAAGAAGCCATTGACCTTGCCAGAAATCAAATTGCTGATTTGGTAAATGCTGATCCACGAGAAATCGTGTTTACTTCGGGTGCAACAGAGTCCAATAATTTAGCAATTAAGGGGGCTGCTCACTTTTATAGTAAGAAAGGTAAGCACATTATTACCCTGAAAACTGAACATAAAGCGGTACTTGATACTTGTCGTCAATTAGAGCGAGAAGGGTTTGAAGTAACTTATATGGATCCAAAACCAAACGGTTTATTGGATTTAGAAGAATTTAAAGCGAATTTACGTCCAGATACTGTGCTCGTTAGTATCATGCACGTAAATAATGAAATCGGTGTGATTCAGGATATTCAACAAATTGGTGAAATTTGTAGAGACAACAAAACCTTGTTTCATGTTGATGCGGCGCAAAGTGCCGGTAAAATTGAAATAGATTTACAGGCCTTGAAAGTCGATTTAATGTCTTTCTCTGCGCACAAAATATATGGTCCAAAAGGCATAGGTGCCTTGTATGTTCGTCGTAAGCCGCGGGTAAGAATTGAAGCCCAAATGCACGGTGGCGGACATGAAAGAGGCATGCGTTCAGGCACGTTGGCAACTCATCAAATCGTTGGTATGGGTGAAGCGTTCCGTATTGCTAAAGAAGAAATGGCTGAAGAAAATGCGCGAATTTTAAAACTTCGCGACCGTCTCTGGAATGGCCTAAAAGACATCGAAGAAGTCTATCTAAATGGCGATCTTGATCAGCGTATAACAGGTAACTTAAATGTGAGTTTTGCCTATGTTGAAGGTGAGTCATTAATTATGGCACTCAAAGACATGGCAGTATCTTCAGGTTCAGCTTGTACTTCAGCAAGTTTGGAGCCGTCTTATGTGCTCAGAGCTTTAGGACTAAATGATGAATTAGCTCACAGCTCGATTCGATTCAGTATTGGTAGATTTACCACTGAAGAAGAAATCGATCACGTTGTTAGTGTGGTGCAAAATGCAATCGACAAACTACGTGAAATGTCACCGCTTTGGGATATGTTTAAAGACGGTGTAGATCTGACTAAAGTTGAATGGGTTCACCACTAA
- the iscR gene encoding Fe-S cluster assembly transcriptional regulator IscR, which translates to MKLTSKGRYAVTAMLDVALHSRRGPVSLADISERQEISLSYLEQLFSRLRKENLVQSVRGPGGGYKLGRVPEEIAVGEVIRAVDESVDATRCQGNSDCQGGERCLTHSLWHDLSERISQFLNNITLGELMAKQDVKTVAGRQDRTKQLNTVVANEIEISLQL; encoded by the coding sequence ATGAAACTTACTTCCAAAGGCCGATATGCTGTAACTGCAATGCTAGACGTTGCATTACATTCCCGTAGAGGGCCGGTCTCGTTAGCCGATATTTCGGAGCGTCAGGAAATTTCATTGTCTTATTTAGAACAATTGTTCTCACGTTTAAGAAAAGAAAATCTTGTACAGAGTGTTCGTGGTCCAGGTGGCGGTTATAAGTTAGGCCGTGTACCTGAAGAAATCGCAGTAGGCGAAGTTATACGTGCGGTAGACGAGTCAGTCGATGCAACACGATGCCAAGGCAATTCTGATTGCCAAGGTGGAGAGAGATGTCTTACTCATAGCCTCTGGCATGATTTGAGTGAACGAATTAGTCAATTCCTGAACAATATTACGTTAGGTGAACTAATGGCCAAACAAGACGTAAAAACGGTTGCAGGAAGACAAGACAGAACTAAACAACTTAATACTGTTGTTGCAAATGAAATTGAAATTAGCTTGCAACTATAA